From one Nonomuraea polychroma genomic stretch:
- a CDS encoding VOC family protein: MPPTLQAHSVTIGTSQPLELARFYSRLLGLPVTTQEGPAPGEPEEAGWAQIRPPEDATALTLNFEYERCYVRPVWPSAPGEQTASQHLDIKVDDLDAAVEWAVGCGAVLAEFQPQDDVRVLLDPDGHPFCLFL; encoded by the coding sequence ATGCCGCCGACCCTGCAGGCACATTCCGTGACGATCGGCACATCACAACCGCTCGAGCTGGCGCGCTTCTATTCGCGGTTGCTGGGGCTGCCCGTGACCACACAAGAGGGCCCGGCACCAGGCGAGCCTGAGGAGGCCGGCTGGGCGCAGATCCGTCCGCCGGAGGACGCGACCGCGCTCACACTCAACTTCGAGTACGAGCGCTGTTACGTCCGGCCGGTGTGGCCGAGCGCTCCCGGGGAGCAGACCGCCTCGCAGCATCTCGATATCAAGGTCGACGATCTGGACGCGGCCGTGGAGTGGGCCGTGGGGTGCGGTGCGGTTCTGGCCGAGTTCCAGCCACAGGACGATGTCCGCGTGCTCCTGGATCCCGACGGGCATCCTTTCTGCCTCTTCCTTTGA
- a CDS encoding CHAT domain-containing protein, whose product MNPEVHIAKFLQTRDLRELESGIAAYHREIARDPDPLLLTGLGNAMSMRFDTLGQEGDLAEAVALHRRAVAALAGKPGLAEAQASLAAVLGNHRQVADTHLDEVLELYASALRGDLVDRPLVLANHGMALVLGYQITGDRRFLLDGIDALRASVRGTDPDHDAYLWRLAKLASALVMANDSPEGTAELKEALDVIRERYAEAPEPVKQEIQLLVGVGLHADEIPVIPPELWEQIRRGMADLPSGPQARPGFLAGLGRMLIEDVRRSGKLERADQAAEVLRQAVAQMPPGYSELAELYIGLGVVLGLRMEFSGTHEDLDDMIDALRRGVAAARPGDDNAGMYHSDLGNGLMLKFRLGGGLTVLDEAIACFRRGLAISPEHPERAMAYTSLGSALFFKYELTGDMPDLDEAIESHRTARSLTAPEHANYALYLANLGGALEQRYKVTRRGEDSEEAAKVLREAVAATPETSPYRPGHLANLAEVLLERYRFTGQTAAREEADELLREAVGTVHPGNIQAPGVLNSLGSVLMQRDGHIDEAIVVLRRAHDAAPARTWTRTLATVNLATALLLRSTSEETPKAQLAAAIRRLLDPAAEKGTWRKLLRRDRRVKETPDLDEAVALFTEAIKADPPGGPVAYNGLGLALRTRYALTGKPRTLLQAVHAARTAAETSAPDDSTRSIALYYLAEVLVEQWELTRAETDRDEALARYREATQVETASADWRASVGKRWGEVAMEAGLAGEAVEGFAVAVAALDEAAWRGLGRADQERILGEYESLARDAAAAAIRTGDADRALELLEQGRGVMFAQVIGDRAGHDRLRAAAPELADRFGEVQDELDAAERMDLYDDLAPSSGHGTPGLPGVPGTPGGPGADRRRLLDHRHTLARRRREVLEEIRRLPGFTGFLRPPRAADLLRAAEDGPIAMVNVSRHGCDALLVTTEGVRVVPLDFTASAAQDQADRFVDALHGKVLDEVASCLDWLWTHVTGPVLEALGPLRRIWWCPTGPLTLLPLHAAGSALDLVVSSYTPTLRALIHARGQSGPRAERRVLLVGVPEVPGDAAVKGVVRELEAARRWLPGARELTEDDATCEQVLTALDDSAWVHFACHAAQLLNDPSHARLILHDRPLTVRELAARRLGQAELAFLSGCETSRGGAVLTDEAVSIASAIQLAGFPHVIGTLWPIADVHAPAVVDEVYAMLTAGGTREPHPHGAAAALHAAVHSLRHRRPDFPIFWAPYVHIGP is encoded by the coding sequence TGCTGCTGACCGGCCTCGGCAACGCGATGAGCATGCGGTTCGACACGCTTGGGCAGGAGGGGGACCTGGCTGAGGCGGTCGCCCTGCACCGCCGCGCGGTGGCGGCGCTGGCGGGAAAGCCCGGGTTGGCCGAGGCCCAGGCGAGTCTTGCGGCCGTGCTGGGAAATCACCGTCAGGTCGCCGACACTCACCTGGACGAGGTACTGGAGCTGTACGCGTCGGCGCTGCGCGGTGATCTGGTGGACAGGCCGCTGGTGCTCGCCAACCATGGAATGGCGCTGGTGCTCGGCTACCAGATCACGGGCGACAGACGGTTCCTGCTCGACGGCATCGACGCGTTACGCGCGTCCGTGCGAGGCACGGATCCGGACCACGACGCCTATCTGTGGCGGCTGGCCAAGTTGGCCAGCGCCCTGGTGATGGCCAACGACAGTCCGGAGGGCACCGCAGAGCTGAAGGAGGCGCTCGACGTCATCCGGGAGCGGTACGCCGAGGCCCCGGAACCCGTCAAGCAGGAGATTCAACTGCTCGTCGGGGTGGGTCTGCACGCGGATGAGATTCCTGTCATCCCGCCCGAACTGTGGGAGCAGATTCGCCGCGGGATGGCCGACCTTCCCTCAGGCCCGCAAGCTCGTCCGGGTTTCCTGGCGGGCCTGGGCCGCATGCTGATCGAGGACGTGCGCCGATCAGGCAAGCTCGAGCGTGCCGACCAGGCGGCCGAGGTGCTGCGTCAGGCTGTGGCTCAAATGCCGCCCGGCTACTCCGAACTGGCCGAGTTGTACATCGGGCTCGGCGTTGTCCTCGGCCTGCGCATGGAGTTCAGCGGCACGCATGAGGACCTCGACGACATGATCGACGCCCTGCGGCGCGGGGTGGCGGCGGCCAGGCCCGGCGACGACAACGCCGGTATGTACCACTCGGACCTGGGCAACGGGCTGATGCTGAAGTTCCGGCTCGGTGGCGGCCTGACCGTGCTCGACGAGGCCATCGCCTGCTTCCGACGGGGACTGGCCATCTCCCCGGAGCATCCGGAACGGGCCATGGCGTACACCAGCCTCGGCTCGGCGCTGTTCTTCAAGTACGAGCTGACCGGAGACATGCCCGATCTCGACGAGGCGATCGAGAGCCATCGCACGGCCAGGTCACTGACCGCTCCTGAGCACGCGAACTACGCGCTTTATCTGGCCAACTTGGGCGGCGCACTGGAGCAGCGCTACAAGGTGACCCGCCGGGGCGAGGATTCCGAAGAGGCGGCGAAGGTGTTGCGCGAGGCGGTGGCCGCCACACCGGAGACCAGCCCGTACCGGCCCGGCCATCTCGCGAACCTCGCCGAGGTACTGCTCGAGCGCTACAGGTTCACCGGGCAGACCGCGGCGCGTGAGGAGGCCGACGAGCTGTTGCGCGAGGCCGTGGGAACGGTTCACCCGGGAAACATCCAGGCACCCGGCGTCCTCAACAGCCTCGGCTCCGTGCTCATGCAGAGAGACGGGCACATCGACGAGGCGATCGTGGTGCTGCGCCGCGCCCACGACGCCGCTCCGGCCCGCACCTGGACGCGTACCCTCGCGACCGTCAACCTGGCCACCGCGCTGCTGTTGCGCTCCACGTCGGAGGAGACGCCCAAGGCTCAGCTGGCGGCGGCGATCAGGCGGCTGCTGGACCCGGCTGCGGAGAAGGGCACGTGGAGGAAACTGCTGCGCAGGGACCGCCGAGTGAAGGAGACGCCAGACCTGGACGAGGCGGTCGCGCTCTTCACCGAGGCGATCAAGGCGGACCCGCCGGGCGGTCCGGTCGCCTATAACGGGCTCGGCCTGGCGCTCCGCACGCGGTACGCGCTCACCGGCAAGCCCCGGACACTCCTGCAGGCCGTCCACGCCGCCCGCACCGCGGCCGAGACGTCGGCCCCTGACGACTCGACCCGGTCGATCGCGCTGTACTACCTGGCAGAAGTCCTTGTCGAGCAGTGGGAGCTGACCCGGGCGGAGACCGACCGCGACGAGGCGCTGGCCCGCTACCGCGAGGCCACCCAGGTGGAGACCGCCTCGGCCGACTGGCGGGCAAGCGTGGGCAAGCGCTGGGGTGAGGTCGCCATGGAGGCGGGCCTGGCCGGCGAGGCCGTCGAGGGGTTCGCCGTCGCGGTGGCCGCGTTGGACGAGGCGGCCTGGCGCGGGCTGGGCCGCGCCGACCAGGAGCGGATCCTCGGCGAGTACGAGAGCCTGGCCCGCGACGCCGCTGCGGCGGCCATCAGGACCGGCGACGCCGACAGGGCGCTCGAACTGCTCGAACAGGGCAGAGGCGTCATGTTCGCCCAGGTCATCGGCGACCGCGCCGGCCACGACCGCTTGCGCGCGGCGGCGCCGGAACTGGCCGACCGGTTCGGCGAGGTGCAGGATGAGCTGGACGCGGCCGAGCGGATGGACCTGTACGACGACCTGGCCCCGTCCAGCGGCCACGGCACCCCAGGCCTGCCAGGCGTCCCGGGCACGCCCGGCGGCCCCGGTGCCGATCGGCGCCGCCTTCTGGATCATCGGCACACGCTGGCGCGCCGCCGCCGAGAGGTCCTGGAGGAGATCAGGAGGCTACCGGGCTTCACCGGCTTCCTGCGCCCGCCGCGCGCCGCCGACCTGCTGCGCGCCGCCGAGGACGGCCCCATCGCGATGGTGAACGTCAGCCGCCACGGCTGTGATGCGCTGCTCGTGACCACGGAGGGTGTGCGGGTCGTCCCGCTGGACTTCACCGCCTCGGCGGCCCAGGACCAGGCCGACCGGTTCGTCGACGCCCTGCACGGCAAGGTTCTCGACGAGGTCGCCTCGTGCCTGGACTGGTTGTGGACGCACGTCACCGGCCCGGTGCTGGAGGCGCTCGGCCCGCTGCGCCGGATCTGGTGGTGCCCGACCGGTCCGCTGACCCTGCTGCCTCTGCACGCCGCCGGATCGGCGCTGGATCTGGTCGTCTCCAGCTACACGCCCACGCTGCGGGCACTGATCCACGCCCGCGGGCAGTCCGGGCCGCGGGCCGAGCGGCGTGTCCTGCTGGTCGGCGTCCCGGAGGTTCCGGGCGACGCCGCGGTGAAGGGCGTGGTGCGCGAGCTGGAAGCGGCCAGGCGCTGGCTCCCCGGCGCGCGGGAGCTGACGGAGGACGACGCGACCTGCGAGCAGGTGCTCACGGCGCTGGACGACAGCGCCTGGGTGCACTTCGCCTGCCACGCCGCCCAGCTGCTGAACGACCCGTCCCACGCCAGGCTGATCCTGCACGACCGGCCGCTGACCGTGCGCGAGCTGGCCGCCCGCCGCCTCGGCCAGGCGGAGCTGGCGTTCCTGAGCGGGTGCGAGACCTCGCGCGGCGGGGCCGTGCTGACCGACGAGGCGGTGAGCATCGCCTCCGCCATCCAGCTCGCCGGGTTCCCGCACGTGATCGGCACGCTCTGGCCGATCGCCGACGTGCACGCCCCGGCCGTGGTGGACGAGGTGTACGCGATGCTCACGGCCGGCGGCACCCGAGAGCCGCACCCGCACGGCGCGGCGGCCGCACTGCACGCCGCGGTCCATTCACTGCGCCACCGCCGCCCAGACTTCCCGATCTTCTGGGCGCCTTACGTGCACATTGGACCTTGA